From Mumia sp. ZJ1417:
CGGTCGAGCGGGCACGTGCGGAGGAGCGGGACGCGCTAGCCCATGCGCAGGAGGCCAAGCAGCGTGCGGACGAGGCCAGCGCGGCCGAGAAGGACGGTCGCGAACGCCTCCGCGCCGCGCAGAAGGAGGCGCACGACTATGTCGAGCAGCGCGTGCGGGAGGCACGACGACGTGCCGACGAGCAGGTCGAGGCGGAGCGCCGCGAGGCTGACGGTGAGGCGCAGGCCCGTCTCGAGGACGTCCGCGGCGACGTCGAGCGGGAGGTCGAGAAGCGTCGGGCTGACGCCGACGAGGCTGCCCGCAACGCCCAGCAGCGCATCGACGCCGCGCACGCCGCGATGAGCGAGGCACGCCAGCTCGCCGACGAGGCGACGGAGGCTGCCGACGAGGCGGCCCGGAAGGCGCGCGAAGAGGCCGACCGTCTCGTCGCCAAGGCGGAGGAGCAGGCAGGCGAGGCCGATGCCACTCGCCAGCGCGCCACCGAGGCGCGTGATGCCGTCACGAGGAGCGCGGCGCGGGCGGTCCGTGCCGAGCAGCAGGAACCCGCCACGACGAACCTGTCTCGTCGGACGAAGGCAGAGCTGCTCGACATGGCGGCTTCGCTAGGAGTTTCGGACACCTCCAACAAGAACAAGTCCCAGCTCGTCAACGCCATCCGCCGCTCGTCTCGCAGTCGAGCCTGAACGGAGTGATTCATGTGAAGCTCTTCCACCGCAAGTCGCCATGGCAGCGCGCCGTCGAAAAGGTTCCGGGAGGAAGTGCCCTGCGCGGCGGTGCTCTCACCGCGGCGGGCCTGATCGGTCTTTCGGCCGTCAGCGCCGCCGTGAGCGCGATCCGTGACAAGCAGCGTCCGTCGTGAGGCTGCGGACCCTGGCCGTCTTCGGCATCGGCTACGTCCTCGGGACGCGTGCCGGTCACGAGCGCTACGAGCAGATCGTCGCTGCCGCCAAGCGTGCGGGCAGACGTCTCGAACAGTACGGCGACCCGGATGGCACGGGCGCACGCACGCGATGACGGCGCTCCGACGCTGGCCGACGGCGCCGTCGTCAGGGCTTACGTCGTGGCGCGGCTGCTCGGTGTACGTCTGCTGAAGCTGGAGGCGACGATTCTGCTCGCCCCACCGCCCGGGCCGTCCGCGCTCGAGCAACCGGTGCTCGGCACTGCCCTGCGGGGCGCCACGCCGCTGGCTCCGGTCACGGCGCCGGCGCGCGACGGTGGTCTCCCCGAGGCGCAGCGCCTGCTCGCGGAGGCGCGAGCCGCGCTCGATACCTCACGCTGAGACGTCCTGAGACGGACAGTCTCAGATGAACAGCCGCGAGATCAGCAGCGCCGTCGGCACCGAGACGATCGCCATCACGAGCGTCGGCAGCATGAACGAGTGGTTCAGGACGTACTTGCCGATCTTGGTCGAGCCCGTCTGGTCGATCTCGACCGCCGCGAGCTGCGAGCCGTTTGCCGGGAGGGTCATGACGCCGCCCATGGCCGGGAGGTACGCAGCGAGGGTAGGCGTCGCGATACCGAGGCTGATGCCGAGCGGGATCATCGTGTTGACCGCTGCGGACTGGCTCGTGGTCGCGGCCGCGACCAGGAACAGGCCGATCGCGAGGAACCACGGTGCTTCCTTCGCGATGTCGGTGAGACCGCCGATCACGGTCTCCTCATTGCCGGCGATGAACGTGTTCGCGAGCCAGGCGATGCCGAGCAGGGCGATGATCGCGGTGAGGCCCGACTTCGTGAGCGGGGCGTCGAGCACCGCGCCCGGCTTGACCTTGCCGACGTACATCACGGCCAGAGCGACGACCAGCATCACCATGATGAGCAGCGTCGTCAGCGACAGCGTCTCGGTCTTGCCGTCCACCTCGTACGTCGGCAACAGCTCGTCGAAGGCGCCGAGGATGACGACCACGAGGACGCCGGCGAAGAAGACACCTGCAGCGCGCTTCGCCGTGACCGGGACGTGTGCGCCCTTGACCTCGCCGGTGTCGGCGGCGGGCGGATGGATCAGGCCTGCGGCGAGACGTCGCTGGAACTCGGGGTCGTCCTTCAGGTCGTGTCCGACGCGGCTCTGGATCACCGCCGCGACGATGGTGCCGAGCAGGACCGCCGGGAACGTGATGACGAGGATCTCGCCGAGGCTGAGCGCATCGTCCTGGCCCCCGGTGAGGCCCACGAACGCGGCCATCGCCGCCGCGACCGGGCTCGCCGCGAGCGCGAAGCCCGAGACCGCCACCGACGTCGCGAGCGGACGCTCCGGGCGGATGCCGCGCTCGTACGCGACCTCGTAGATGACCGGAAGCAACGGGAAGATGATGTTGCCGGTGCCTGCTCCGGCGCAGAACGCGAAGGTGATCAGCGGTGCCAGGTAGTTCACGAGCTTCGGCCGTGCGCGGATGACCTTCTCCGCGAGGAACACCAGGTAGTCGATGCCGCCCGCCGCCTGCATCGCGGACGCCGCCGTGATCACGGCGATGATCACCATGATCGCGTCACTCGGGATGCTGCCTGGCGGCGCCCCGAAGATGAAGACGAGGATCAGGACGCCGACGGCGCCCCAGAGACCGAGACCGACGCCGCCGATCTTGACGCCCATGTAGATGGCGCCGACGACGACAAGGGCCTGCAGGATCAGCAGGAAGGTGTCCACGCGCGTACCTCTCGGTAGCCCGGCAAACCGGGGGATGGGGGAAGGAAGTGCTACTCGGCGAGCGCCTGGATGAGGAGTGCCTGAGCGAGTGCCATGTTCTCGATCTCGGAAGGGTCGACGGATTCGTTCGGGCCGTGGATGTTGGCCTTCGCCGCGTCCTCGGCGCCGACGAGGACGAAGTCGGCGGAGGGCGCGGCGTCACGCAGCGTGTCGAGCAGCGGGATCGACCCGCCCGAGCCGACCGTCTCCACCTGCTTGCCGTACGCGGTGGCGAGCGCGTCGCGCATCAGGCCGAAGGCCCTCCCGTCCGTCTCCTGCGAGAACGGCGGGCTGACCTTGTCCTCGTGAACGTCGATCTGGACGTGCCACGGGGCGACGGAGCGGAGGTGGTTCATCAGCTTCTCGACCGCGTCGCGCGGATTCTGTCCGGGCGGGATCCGCATCGCGACGACCGCGCGCGCCGTTGGCTGGAGCACGTTCGACGCCTCGGCCACCGGGGTGGCGTCCATGCCGAGCACGCTGATCGACGGCTTCGACCACAGCCGCGAGGCGATCGAGCCCGTGCCGACGAGGTCCACGCCGTCGAGGACGCCGGCGTTGGCGCGCAGCATCTCCTCGGAGTAGTCGGGGCCTTCCCATTCACCGGACGCGATGCCCTCCACGAGGCAGTTGCCGTCGTCGTCGATGAGCGTCGACAGCAACTTGATGAGTGCCATCTGGGCATCGGGCGCCGCGCCGCCGAACAGCCCGGAGTGGACCGGTTGCGCGAGCGTACGGACCTCGACGACCGCTTTCACGTGGCCGCGCAGCCCGATGCTGAGCACCGGCTCGCCGACCGTCAGGTTGCCCATGTCGGCGACGACCATGACGTCGGCCTGGACACGGTCCGGGTTCGCTTCGACCCACGACTCGAGGTGGCTGATCGTCTCCTCCTCGCCCTCGATGACGATCTTGACGCCGACTGGAGGCTTGCCGTCGAACGCCGCAAGCGTCGCCAGGTGGATCGCGATGCCGGACTTGTCATCGGCGGCGCCGCGGCCGAAGAGCCGGCCGTCCTTCCACGTCGGGGTGAACGGCTCGGTGTCCCAGCCCTGCTCCTTCGGTGCGGGCTGCACGTCGTAGTGCGCATAGAGCAGCACCGTCGGCTTGCCGTCGGGCGCCGGGATCTCTGCCGTGACGGCGGGATAGCCGTCAGGGATCTCGGTGATCTCGGCAGTGACCCCGTACCGGCCGAACGCGTCGACGACATACTGGGACATGGCATGCACAGGCTCGGACGGGAAGCCCGGGAATGCGCAGGATGGGAGGGCGACCATGGCCTCGAGATCGTCGCGGATCTGCGGCATCAATCCTGAGACCTTGGGACGCAGCGTCGAATCATCCATGCGCCGAAACTAGTGCCGCACCGCCAGGTCGGCGCGTCGAGCACGAGGCGCGCGTGAAAGTCAGCTGCGCTCGGGCTCGGGCGTGCAGAGCATGAGGAACTCCTCGCCGTCGCGCGCCGTGATCTCGTCGGCGCTCAGCCACCCCGCGTCCGGGACGTACGTGGCGCCGTCGTCGGCGTGCGCGCCTCCCTCCGCCGCGACCTCGCCGAGCGGCACTGTCGCATGGCCGACCCAGCCCTCGCCCGGACCCACGTCGACCGATAGCTCGTCGAACTCGCGCCAGTCGAACCCGGCGGGGAGCGGCTCGGTGACCGTGAACCCCTCTGGTGCGGTGCCGACCGTGAGCTGCTCCACGGTATGAGGCTGCACCGACTCGGCGACCGTACGGACGATCACGCCGTCGTCGGACGTGAACATCAGGCGGATGCGGGTGACGCCCTCGCAGGGGGGACCGGTCAGGACCTCCAGCGCGCTCGCTGGTGCTCGCAGCGCAGCGACCTTCGGCAGCTCCGGCAGCGGGGCGCCCGCCGGGTCGCACGCGGTGAGTCCGCCGAGGACCGGGGCGAGCGCGGCCGCCACGATCGCTCGACGTGCGAGGCGTCCGTGCATCAGTGGTAGCCGCCGTCGCCCAGGCCGGCGTCCTCCTCGAACGGGTGAGGTTTGTCCTCGAGCGGGCTCCAGTCCCGCACCCACTCGACGAGTCCCTCGCCGAGGTAGCGGTCGAGGAACGGCAGGTGGCCCATCTCGGCCCACTGCTGCGAGTGGCGTTCCTCGTGATGGAGGAGGCGGTCGAGGTCGAGCTGCCCCTCGAACGGCTCGTCGTCGTTCTCGCCCCAGCTGTGGCCCGAGACGATGATCTTGCGCAGCTGCTCGGCGGCGTCATCGCCCTCGGGCGAGTCGATGTTGAACATGAACGTGTCCCCCCAGGCCGTACCGCCCGAAAAGCTGAAGGCGTCCTGGAGCCAGTTGCCGCCCAGACCCATCAGCATCCCGTTGGGTGTCGTCGCCAAGCGGCCGCCGTTGCCGTTCACGAACTCGACGTCGTCGTCGTACGACCACGAGTTGGCTTTCTGACGGTCGATGATGCGCTGGATCTCGGCGGACGAGAACGGCGTGGGAGGGAAGTCGTGGGGGACCCCCGGCTCCAGGCCGTAGTTGCTGCCGGCATTGAGGATGTAGGTCATGAGCACCGCGGCCCGCGCCTGGTCGGCGGTGATCGTGGTCGGCAGGAGGAAGTAGGACTGGTCGCCGTCGCGCACCTCCTCCAGACCGTCGAGCACCGTGAAGTCCTCCGGGTCGATGTCGTGCGTCCGGGCGACATCGACCATCGTGCTCGGCGAGACCCCGCGGCGTGCCGCGTTCTCGAGCCAACGGCGGTAGAGACCGCCGGGCTCGGGGCCGACGAGCAGGCCTTCGGAGCGCAGCCTGTACTCGATGACGTCGGCGGCGCGCGAGGGGTGCTTGCGCGCGTACTCGTCGAGCTGCTCGGGTGTGAGGAACGCGAGGTTGTAGGGGTAGGGCAGCGGTGGTGTCCCGGCGAGATCGTCGTCCACGTCGCCGAGCCGGGCCGGCGGCGTGGTGGTCCGTGACTTCTTGAGCGTGTTGCCGGCAGTGCGGGCGGCGGCCTCGTACTCATCGTGGAGCAGCCTCGCCCGACGGCGACAGTCGGCGAGCCGACCGTCGGCGCCGTTCTTCGCCTTCTGCGCATCGCTGCGCGAGCGCGCGTCGTCGCGCTCGGCGCGGCGGTCCGCCTCTTCGGTCGGTGGGGCCTCCCACGAGGGGCGGGGCTGCGGCAGCCCGTCGAGGGTGCCCTGCGCGGCAGCGCTGTCGGCCTCGGCTTGCGCGGCCTCCTTCTCGAGGCCACGCGCGCGGCGTTGGAACTCCTCGAGGTCGCCGGCCCAGCCGCTGAGCGTGGTCGCGGCCGCGTCGAGGGCGCCGGAGGCATCGACGACGGGTGGCCGCAGGTCGGTGTCGAGCAGGGTGCGGAACTCGGTCGCAGTCGTGCCGCGCCACTCACCCTCGGCTGCGCCCCAGAGCTGGTCGGCGGCCGACGAGAGACTGCCGGCTGCCTGCTTGAGGGTGGCCGCCGTGGCCTCGACCGCGTCGGCGTCGCCCGGGGTCGGATCGAAGCCGAGCGCGGGATAGGACGCCTCCGTGGGTGCGACCATGTCGTCAGTTCCCGCCGGGACGGGAGCTTTTGGCCCGTTCGAGGTCGGCGGCGAGGTCAGCGTCGGTGTCGTCGATGGTCTGCTCCACGTCCTGGAGCGCGGTCACGAGCGACGAGGCGAGCGTCCCGAACTCTGTCACCGCCTGCGCCCAGTCGGTGGCGAAGGTCGCGATCTGCCGGTCGAGGTAGGGCGTCCCGTGGCCGGTGGCGTCGATGCCGCGCAGCCCCTTGGCGGGTGGCTCGAGCAGGGCGGCGACCCCACGCAGACGCGTACGGACCTCCTGCAGCGCGTCGCCGTCGACCACCAGATCTGACACGCGACGACCGTAGCAGCGGCGGGGATCAGCGGCCGAGCAGTGCGCGTGCCTCGAGCAGCGAGGGTCCGTACCAGGTGAGAAGCCGCCCGGAGACCAGTGCCGTGCGCACCTTCGTGAACGACTCGGGACCGTCCTCGGCCGTGAACACGTACGGCTCGTCCGGGAGCAGGACCAGGTCGAGGTCGGCGCGGTCGAGGTCGGCGAGAGCGACGTGCGGGTAGCGGTCGTCGGCATCGGCGTACGCGTGCTCCCACCCGACCCGCGACACGAGGTCGCCGGTGAAGGTGTCGCGCCCCACGACCATCCACGGGTCGCGCCAGATCGCGACCGCGACCCGGCCTCGTACGGACTGCGCAGGCTCGGCCCACAGGCGCTCGGCCTCTGCGAGCCACCCGGGGACGTCGCGTCCGAGTGCCTCGGAGAAGAGCCGGCGCATCGAGGCGAACGCGCCGTCGACGGTCTCGATCCGGGTCACCCAGACCGGGAGACCGACCTCGCGGAGCCGTCGGACGTCGAGCTCGCGGTTCTCCTCCTGGTTGGCGACGACGAGATCGGGCGCGAGGTCGAGGATCGCCCGTATGTCGGGATTCTTGGTCCCGCGTACGCGAGCGACGTCGAGATCGGCCGGGTGCGTGCACCAGTCGGTCGCACCCACGAGCAGACCTGCGTCAACCGACGCGATCGCCTCCGTGAGCGACGGCACCAGCGACACCACCCGGCGGACCGGCCGGGTGGCGACGACCGAGACTCCGAGGTCGTCGCACACGCCGGCGACCGGTGTCTCAGTCTTGACGTCGGCCACTGTCGGGGTCGCGGTGACGCGGGTCGTCCTCGACGTCGGTAGGGGATACGTCGTCGCGGCGCACGTCGTCGCGGCGCACGTCGTCGCGGCGCACATCGTCGCGGCGCACATCCTCGCGGCGCACGTCGTCGGTACGGTCGCCGGCGGGGCGCCCCTCAGGGTCAAGACGGTCGGCCTTCGCGAGCTGCTCGTCGACCTCGGAGCGGGTGCGCTGCGCGTGCTCCTGGTGCTCGCGCGCCTCACGCTCGCGCTGCTCGGCCGCCACCCGCGCCTCCTCTGCATCTGCACGGGCACGCGCCGCCTCAGCCTCGCGCTGACTGGCCTCCAGGCGCGTCTCCTGGGCCTGCTCGCGGAGCGCGTTCGCCTCCTCGCGCCGGCGAGCGACCTTGCGCTCCCGGTCCTTGCGCGTGGCAGCGATGATCGCGAGCGCGATCACCACCACGACGACGACGGCGATGATGACCCACACCCACCACGGGATGTCGTTCATGTCGAGACTCCTCGCATGCGTGGCCGCTCGGGGGTGCGGCCATTCGTACCAGGGGCAGTACCCACTTCGCTCGGGCCCATGCGAGCAGGTCACGCTCAGACGTTGCGCCTGTACTGGCCCCCGACCTCGAAGAACGCTTCGGTCACCTGCTCCAACGAGCACACCCGCGCGGCGTCCATCAGCACCGCGAACGCGTTGTCGTCAGAGGCGGCCGCGGCCTTCAGCCGAGCCAGCGCCGCCCGCGCCTCCTCCCGGTGCGCCTCCTGGAACGCGTGGACCCGGGCGAGCTGGGACCTCTTCTCGTCCTCGGTCGCGCGCGCCAGCTCGACAGGCCCGTGCTCCTCCTCGGCCCGCGGGTTTCGGAAGGTGTTGACACCGATGATCGGGAGCCTCCCGTCGTGCTTGAGGTGCTCGTACAGCATCGACTCATCCTGGATCCTGCCGCGCTGGTAGCCCGTCTCCATCGCCCCGAGGACGCCCCCGCGCTCGGTGATCTTGTCGAACTCGGCGAGCACGGCCGCCTCGACGAGGTCAGTCAGCTCGTCGATGAGGTACGACCCCTGCTGCGGGTTCTCGTTCTTGGCGAGGCCCCACTCCTTGTTGATGATCATCTGGATCGCCAGCGCACGGCGTACGGACTCCTCGGTCGGGGTCGTCACGGCCTCGTCGTACGCGTTGGTGTGCAGGCTGTTGGCGTTGTCGTAGATCGCGATCAGCGCCTGGAGCGTCGTGCGGATGTCGTTGAAGCTCATCTCCTGCGCGTGCAGCGAGCGGCCGGAGGTCTGGACGTGATACTTCAGCTTCTGCGAGCGCGCGTTCGCGCCGTACC
This genomic window contains:
- a CDS encoding anaerobic C4-dicarboxylate transporter family protein; this translates as MDTFLLILQALVVVGAIYMGVKIGGVGLGLWGAVGVLILVFIFGAPPGSIPSDAIMVIIAVITAASAMQAAGGIDYLVFLAEKVIRARPKLVNYLAPLITFAFCAGAGTGNIIFPLLPVIYEVAYERGIRPERPLATSVAVSGFALAASPVAAAMAAFVGLTGGQDDALSLGEILVITFPAVLLGTIVAAVIQSRVGHDLKDDPEFQRRLAAGLIHPPAADTGEVKGAHVPVTAKRAAGVFFAGVLVVVILGAFDELLPTYEVDGKTETLSLTTLLIMVMLVVALAVMYVGKVKPGAVLDAPLTKSGLTAIIALLGIAWLANTFIAGNEETVIGGLTDIAKEAPWFLAIGLFLVAAATTSQSAAVNTMIPLGISLGIATPTLAAYLPAMGGVMTLPANGSQLAAVEIDQTGSTKIGKYVLNHSFMLPTLVMAIVSVPTALLISRLFI
- a CDS encoding M20/M25/M40 family metallo-hydrolase, whose product is MDDSTLRPKVSGLMPQIRDDLEAMVALPSCAFPGFPSEPVHAMSQYVVDAFGRYGVTAEITEIPDGYPAVTAEIPAPDGKPTVLLYAHYDVQPAPKEQGWDTEPFTPTWKDGRLFGRGAADDKSGIAIHLATLAAFDGKPPVGVKIVIEGEEETISHLESWVEANPDRVQADVMVVADMGNLTVGEPVLSIGLRGHVKAVVEVRTLAQPVHSGLFGGAAPDAQMALIKLLSTLIDDDGNCLVEGIASGEWEGPDYSEEMLRANAGVLDGVDLVGTGSIASRLWSKPSISVLGMDATPVAEASNVLQPTARAVVAMRIPPGQNPRDAVEKLMNHLRSVAPWHVQIDVHEDKVSPPFSQETDGRAFGLMRDALATAYGKQVETVGSGGSIPLLDTLRDAAPSADFVLVGAEDAAKANIHGPNESVDPSEIENMALAQALLIQALAE
- a CDS encoding WXG100 family type VII secretion target — translated: MVAPTEASYPALGFDPTPGDADAVEATAATLKQAAGSLSSAADQLWGAAEGEWRGTTATEFRTLLDTDLRPPVVDASGALDAAATTLSGWAGDLEEFQRRARGLEKEAAQAEADSAAAQGTLDGLPQPRPSWEAPPTEEADRRAERDDARSRSDAQKAKNGADGRLADCRRRARLLHDEYEAAARTAGNTLKKSRTTTPPARLGDVDDDLAGTPPLPYPYNLAFLTPEQLDEYARKHPSRAADVIEYRLRSEGLLVGPEPGGLYRRWLENAARRGVSPSTMVDVARTHDIDPEDFTVLDGLEEVRDGDQSYFLLPTTITADQARAAVLMTYILNAGSNYGLEPGVPHDFPPTPFSSAEIQRIIDRQKANSWSYDDDVEFVNGNGGRLATTPNGMLMGLGGNWLQDAFSFSGGTAWGDTFMFNIDSPEGDDAAEQLRKIIVSGHSWGENDDEPFEGQLDLDRLLHHEERHSQQWAEMGHLPFLDRYLGEGLVEWVRDWSPLEDKPHPFEEDAGLGDGGYH
- a CDS encoding helical backbone metal receptor, yielding MCDDLGVSVVATRPVRRVVSLVPSLTEAIASVDAGLLVGATDWCTHPADLDVARVRGTKNPDIRAILDLAPDLVVANQEENRELDVRRLREVGLPVWVTRIETVDGAFASMRRLFSEALGRDVPGWLAEAERLWAEPAQSVRGRVAVAIWRDPWMVVGRDTFTGDLVSRVGWEHAYADADDRYPHVALADLDRADLDLVLLPDEPYVFTAEDGPESFTKVRTALVSGRLLTWYGPSLLEARALLGR